From the genome of Helicoverpa zea isolate HzStark_Cry1AcR chromosome 1, ilHelZeax1.1, whole genome shotgun sequence, one region includes:
- the LOC124630404 gene encoding very long-chain specific acyl-CoA dehydrogenase, mitochondrial, which produces MKGAKLLTSANRCVAAKTTQLPSPLRRCLATEAKAAPADKRGAARESASFTLNLFRGRLEPAQVFPFPEPLSDDQRQMLQELVPPVEKFFQEVNDPAKNDADAQIEQNTLAGLWELGAFGLQVPAEHGGLGLSNTQYARLVEVVGAHDLGVGITLGAHQSIGFKGILLFGTPEQKAKYLPRVTGGEYAAFCLTEPSSGSDAGSIKSRAVLSPDGKHFILNGSKIWISNGGIAEIMTVFAQTPVEKDGKTVDKVTAFIVERSFGGVSSGPPENKMGIKCSNTTEVYYEDVKIPVENVLGGHGNGFKVAMNILNNGRFGMAAALAGTQRAALRQAAEHAATRVQFGKRIADFGAIQEKLARMALLQYTTESLAYMVSGNMDSGATDYHLEAAISKVFASDSAWSVVDEAIQILGGMGFMKATGLERVLRDLRIFRIFEGTNDILRLFVALTGIQFAGSHLQELQRAFKNPTAHLGLIFSEAGRRAAGAVGLARGPDLGPLLAPELRPLGAELGRCVLEHGRSVEAALVRHGRGIVDQQFVLNRLAASAVDAYTAAAVMSRASRAARLRLPSAGHELRLAEAWAEEAVTRMPVALAATREQRSARQFARLADIGSQVAAAGGQPTPNPINL; this is translated from the exons atGAAGGGTGCCAAGTTATTAACGAGTGCTAATCGTTGTGTAGCAGCAAAAACAACTCAACTACCATCGCCTTTACGCAG ATGCCTGGCCACGGAGGCGAAGGCGGCGCCGGCCGAcaagcgcggcgcggcgcgggagAGCGCCTCCTTCACACTCAACCTGTTCCGCGGTCGCCTGGAGCCGGCGCAGGTGTTCCCCTTCCCCGAACCTCTGTCCGACGACCAGCGCCAGATGCTGCAGGAGCTCGTGCCTCCAGTTGAGAAATTCTTCCAAGAG GTGAACGACCCCGCCAAGAACGACGCGGACGCGCAGATCGAGCAGAACACGCTGGCGGGGCTGTGGGAGCTGGGCGCCTTCGGGCTGCAGGTGCCGGCCGAGCACGGCGGGCTGGGGCTGTCCAACACGCAGTACGCGCGGCTGGTGGAGGTGGTGGGCGCGCACGACCTGGGCGTCGGCATCACGCTGGGCGCGCACCAGTCCATCGGCTTCAAGGGCATCCTGCTGTTCGGCACCCCCGAGCAGAAGGCCAAGTACCTGCCGCGCGTCACCGGCGGCGAGTACGCCGCCTTCTGCCTCACCGAGCCCTCGTCCGGCTCCGACGCCGGCTCCATCAA gtCGCGAGCTGTGCTGTCTCCCGACGGAAAGCACTTCATCCTCAACGGCTCCAAGATCTGGATCAGCAACGGTGGCATCGCCGAGATCATGACCGTGTTCGCGCAGACGCCCGTCGAAAAAGACGGCAAGACAGTTGACAAG GTGACGGCGTTCATCGTGGAGCGGTCGTTCGGCGGCGTCTCGTCCGGCCCGCCCGAGAACAAGATGGGCATCAAGTGCTCCAACACCACCGAGGTGTACTACGAGGATGTCAAGATCCCCGTGGAGAACGTGCTGGGCGGGCACGGCAACGGCTTCAAGGTGGCCATGAACATCCTCAACAACGGGCGCTTCGGCATGGCGGCGGCGCTGGCCGGCACCCAGCGGGCGGCTCTACGCCAGGCCGCCGAGCATGCCGCCACGCGCGTGCAGTTCGGCAAGCGCATCGCCGACTTCGGCGCCATCCAGGAGAAGCTGGCCCGCATGGCGCTGCTGCAGTACACCACCGAGTCGCTGGCCTACATGGTCAGCGGCAACATGGACTCGGGCGCCACGGACTACCATCTCGAGGCCGCCATCTCCAAG GTGTTCGCGTCCGACTCTGCCTGGAGCGTGGTGGACGAGGCCATCCAGATCCTCGGCGGCATGGGCTTCATGAAGGCGACGGGGCTCGAGCGAGTGCTGCGCGATCTGCGCATCTTCAGGATCTTCGAGGGCACCAACGACATCCTGCGGCTGTTCGTGGCGCTGACGG GCATCCAGTTCGCGGGCTCGCACCTGCAGGAGCTGCAGCGGGCCTTCAAGAACCCGACGGCGCACCTGGGGCTGATCTTCTCGGAGGccgggcgccgcgccgccggCGCCGTGGGGCTGGCGCGGGGGCCCGACCTGGGCCCGCTGCTGGCGCCCGAGCTGCGGCCGCTGGGCGCCGAGCTGGGCCGCTGCGTGCTGGAGCACGGGCGCAGCGTGGAGGCGGCGCTGGTGCGGCACGGGCGCGGCATCGTGGACCAGCAGTTCGTGCTCAACCGGCTGGCGGCGTCGGCCGTGGACGCGTACACGGCGGCGGCGGTGATGTCGCGGGCgtcgcgggcggcgcggctGCGGCTGCCGTCGGCCGGGCACGAGCTGCGGCTGGCGGAGGCGTGGGCGGAGGAGGCGGTGACGCGCATGCCGGTGGCGCTGGCGGCCACGCGCGAGCAGCGCTCGGCCCGCCAGTTCGCGCGGCTGGCCGACATCGGCAGCCAGGTGGCGGCGGCCGGCGGACAGCCCACGCCGAACCCCATCAACTTGTGA
- the LOC124643541 gene encoding phospholipase ABHD3: MLGIFMYIFEIKKELLVGFSLSILYITYYLVEVVKKPILICREGEFRQFLEENVPLLSEHYWPTPWCVESRLQTVLGSVLRSRLLPPVKYRRQVVRLSDGGQVALDWVESAGPARAVLLVLPGLTGCADADYVRCLAAAAARLRARCVVFNNRGLGGLPLTTPRLYCAVSHSDLAEAVRAVRAACGDVPLLAAGVSLGGLILGHYLAEHGAGAGVHAALAVSSPLDVVKGSECMERAPLNALLSYHMARNLRRTLRAHEPLRAGPCDWRGVERARSVREFDAAFTTKHFGFGSVDAYYAAASLRDKLAAVRVPLLCLCAADDPFQPLGAMPLEEAREAERVALLVTARGGHIGFLEGWWPARAARDQYIARLATQYFAALLARADLLHAAPDC, translated from the exons ATGTtaggtatttttatgtatatatttgaaataaaaaaagagttgCTAGTTGGATTTTCTTTATCAATACTGTATATAACCTATTACTTAGTGGAAGTGGTCAAG AAACCTATATTGATATGTCGTGAAGGTGAATTCCGCCAGTTTTTGGAAGAAAATGTGCCTCTTCTAAGCGAGCACTATTGGCCCACGCCGTGGTGCGTGGAGTCGCGACTGCAGACTGTCCTCGGCTCCGTATTAAGATCTCGTCTTTTGCCGCCCGTCAAATATCGTCG GCAGGTGGTGCGGCTGTCGGACGGCGGGCAGGTGGCACTGGACTGGGTGGAGAGCGCGGGGCCGGCGCGGGCCGTGCTGCTGGTGCTGCCGGGGCTGACGGGCTGCGCCGACGCCGACTACGTGCGCTGcctggccgccgccgccgcccgcctgcGCGCGCGCTGCGTGGTGTTCAACAACCGCGGGCTCGGCGGCCTGCCGCTCACCACGCCGCGCCTCTACTGCGCCGTCAGCCACTCCGACCTGGCCGAGGCCGTGCGGGCCGTGCGCGCCGCCTGCGGCGACGTGCCGCTGCTGGCGGCCGGCGTGTCGCTGGGCGGGCTCATCCTGGGCCACTACCTGGCCGAgcacggcgcgggcgcgggcgtgCACGCGGCGCTGGCGGTGTCGTCGCCGCTGGACGTGGTGAAGGGCTCGGAGTGCATGGAGCGCGCGCCGCTGAACGCGCTGCTGTCGTACCACATGGCGCGCAACCTGCGCCGCACGCTGCGGGCTCACGAGCCGCTCCGCGCCGGCCCGTGCGACTGGCGCGGCGTGGAGCGCGCGCGCTCCGTGCGCGAGTTCGACGCCGCCTTCACCACCAAGCACTTCGGCTTCGGCTCGGTGGACGCGTACTACGCGGCGGCGTCGCTGCGCGACAAGCTGGCGGCCGTGCGCGTGCCGCTGCTGTGCCTGTGCGCGGCCGACGACCCGTTCCAGCCGCTGGGCGCCATGCCGCTGGAGGAGGCGCGCGAGGCGGAGCGCGTGGCGCTGCTGGTGACGGCGCGGGGCGGGCACATCGGCTTCCTGGAGGGCTGGTggccggcgcgggcggcgcgggacCAGTACATCGCGCGGCTGGCCACGCAGTACTTCGCGGCGCTGCTGGCGCGCGCGGACCTGCTGCACGCGGCGCCCGACTGCTGA
- the LOC124643634 gene encoding uncharacterized protein LOC124643634, translating into MTMSTFDKLPIILVSAINETVATALMSDLIDNDVTADYLKDKESLDRVWRLVNKYYTANVRVHPLSDQGQLQVDPSNVEAHVIHLTEEEASSAATALAAASARAVGPWRRAAVRLLLPDAARAGALAGWAAAQRAALLPRREPSARDEARAALHAHTWRGLQRTDRAAPPSVAESASTDGSDTESDAESDAVDWDSDAEELRAVEQAEAFAAALGALGPALGERPGLLVGAGPGAGPGAGPGGVPEGPERRERAEALVQAFCRALGLDLDKC; encoded by the exons ATGACTATGTCGACATTTGATAAATTACCTATTATCTTAGTGAGTGCAATAAATGAAACTGTCGCTACAGCGCTTATGTCTG ATCTTATCGACAATGATGTCACAGCTGATTACCTCAAAGATAAAGAATCGCTTGATCGTGTTTGGAGactagtaaacaaatattacacAGCAAATGTACGAGTTCATCCATTGTCTGACCAAGGCCAGTTGCAGGTAGACCCTAGCAATGTGGAGGCCCATGTGATACATCTCACTGAGGAAGAG GCGTCGTCTGCGGCGacggcgctggcggcggcgtcGGCGCGCGCGGTGGGGCCGTGGCGCCGCGCCGCCGTGCGCCTGCTGCTGCCCGACGCGGCGCGGGCCGGCGCGCTGGCGGGCTGGGCGGCGGCGCAGCGAGCCGCGCTGCTGCCGCGCCGCGAGCCCTCCGCGCGGGACGAGGCGCGCGCCGCGCTGCACGCGCACACGTGGCGCGGCCTGCAGCGCACcgaccgcgccgcgccgccctcTGTCGCAG AGAGCGCGTCCACGGACGGCTCGGACACGGAGTCGGACGCGGAGTCGGACGCCGTCGACTGGGACTCGGACGCCGAGGAGCTGCGCGCCGTCGAGCAGGCCGAGGCCTTCGCGGCCGCGCTGGGCGCGCTGGGGCCCGCGCTGGGCGAGCGGCCCGGGCTGCTGGTGGGCGCGGGGCCCGGGGCGGGGCCCGGCGCGGGGCCCGGCGGGGTGCCCGAGGGGCCGGAGCGGCGCGAGCGCGCGGAGGCGCTGGTGCAGGCGTTCTGCCGCGCGCTGGGGCTGGACCTCGACAAGTGCTGA
- the LOC124631258 gene encoding leucine carboxyl methyltransferase 1, translating into MDSIKSWTAEDEAIIATNIDATECKRCAVELGYWKDDYISYFIRHADRKAPEINRGYYARVRAMEIFIHQFLERCGTKCQIINLGCGFDTLFWRLKDTTNAVSNFIELDFPAVTSKKCQIIKRNKQLLQKIANEDGEVMIRAGDLHADGYHLVGCDLRCLGSVRRALTAAGAADALPALLLAECVLVYLRGDAADALLAHLAAAFPRAALLVYEQCGLGDKFGEVMVRNLAARGCVVAGGRLRAAPAEQAARLVALGWDAARAWDMTAVWRSFPDEDRARVEALEPLDERELLQQLHAHYALTVATRGDIFADMDLNA; encoded by the exons ATGGATAGCATAAAGTCATGGACGGCGGAGGATGAGGCAATAATTGCGACGAATATTGATGCTACGGAGTGTAAGCGGTGCGCTGTGGAGCTCGGCTACTGGAAGGACGATTACATATCGTATTTTATTCGGCATGCTGACCGAAAGGCGCCCGAGATCAACCGAGGGTACTACGCACGAGTCAGGGCTATGGAGATATTCATCCATCAGTTCCTAGAG CGCTGTGGCACAAAATGTCAGATAATTAACTTGGGCTGTGGTTTTGACACATTGTTCTGGCGCCTTAAAGACACAACCAATGCAGTAAGCAACTTTATAGAACTGGACTTCCCAGCTGTTACATCAAAAAAATGCCAAATAATTAAGCGAAATAAACAACTGCTTCAAAAAATCGCAAACGAAG ACGGCGAGGTGATGATCCGCGCGGGCGACCTGCACGCCGACGGCTACCACCTGGTGGGCTGCGACCTGCGCTGCCTCGGCTCCGTGCGGCGCGCGCTGACGGCCGCCGGCGCCGCCGACGCGCTGCCCGCGCTGCTGCTGGCCGAGTGCGTGCTGGTGTACCTGCGCGGCGACGCGGCCGACGCGCTGCTGGCGCACCTGGCGGCCGCCTTCCCGCGCGCCGCGCTGCTGGTGTACGAGCAGTGCGGCCTGGGCGACAAGTTCGGCGAGGTCATGGTGCGCAACCTGGCGGCGCGCGGCTGCGTGGTGGCGGGCGGGCGCCTGCGCGCGGCGCCGGCCGAGCAGGCGGCGCGGCTGGTGGCGCTGGGCTGGGACGCGGCGCGCGCGTGGGACATGACGGCCGTGTGGCGCTCGTTCCCCGACGAGGACCGCGCGCGCGTGGAGGCGCTGGAGCCGCTGGACGAGCGCGAGctgctgcagcagctgcacgcGCACTACGCGCTCACCGTGGCCACGCGCGGCGACATCTTCGCCGACATGGACCTGAACGCGTAG